Proteins from a genomic interval of Pseudoalteromonas sp. MEBiC 03607:
- a CDS encoding peptide MFS transporter: MSSLPKAGDFLGHPKGLFLLFGTEMWERFGYYGMRAILVLYLVALVQEGGFGWSNADALSLYGTFTMAVYITPLLGGWLADNVLGQRKAIILGGLLMAAGHFTMGIPHNYLAGQEENVFYIGLTLLCLGNGLFKPNISTMVGDLYKEGDQRRDGAFTIFYMGINLGGALGPLVAGYAAAAMGWQWGFIVAGIGMVISVLMQLALSNKYLGDIGVVPSAKLSQAQSESNTKEPLTKVETDRIKVIFTMSVFSIIFWMGFEQAGGLMNLFANDYTDRMLLGFEVPASWFQSLNSIFIIVFAPLVAIIWLKLDKREPNSPVKFAIALIFLALGFITMILALMTQGQGEHLQISMMWLVLFYLFHTLGELCLSPIGLSMVSKLAPLRLASMLMGIWFLCTAVANKIAGFVGSFLGEGEEALDNAMGIFIGLGATAVLSAVIMYLLSDKLVAWMHGAEGQHEPQTTEHILAEELEVTAEKQ; this comes from the coding sequence ATGAGTTCATTACCTAAAGCAGGTGACTTTTTAGGGCATCCTAAAGGGTTATTCCTGTTGTTCGGCACAGAGATGTGGGAACGTTTCGGTTATTACGGCATGCGCGCTATTTTAGTATTATATTTAGTTGCTCTTGTGCAAGAAGGTGGTTTTGGCTGGTCAAATGCCGATGCACTAAGCCTTTACGGTACCTTCACTATGGCTGTTTACATTACACCGTTACTGGGTGGATGGTTAGCTGATAATGTTTTAGGGCAACGTAAAGCGATTATCCTTGGTGGTTTATTAATGGCTGCGGGTCATTTCACTATGGGTATTCCTCACAACTATTTAGCTGGCCAAGAAGAAAACGTTTTCTACATTGGTTTAACACTGCTTTGTTTAGGTAACGGTTTATTTAAACCAAATATCTCAACCATGGTAGGTGACCTATATAAAGAAGGCGACCAACGTCGTGATGGCGCGTTCACTATCTTCTACATGGGTATTAACTTAGGTGGTGCATTAGGTCCACTTGTTGCAGGTTATGCTGCAGCAGCAATGGGTTGGCAATGGGGCTTCATCGTAGCGGGTATCGGTATGGTGATCTCTGTACTTATGCAACTTGCATTAAGTAACAAATACTTAGGCGATATTGGTGTTGTACCTTCGGCTAAGCTTTCACAAGCTCAATCTGAATCAAACACTAAAGAGCCACTGACTAAAGTTGAAACTGATCGCATCAAAGTTATTTTCACTATGAGTGTATTCAGCATTATCTTCTGGATGGGCTTTGAGCAAGCAGGTGGTCTTATGAACTTGTTTGCTAACGACTACACTGACCGTATGTTACTTGGTTTTGAAGTGCCTGCTTCTTGGTTCCAATCTTTAAACTCAATTTTCATTATTGTATTTGCACCTTTAGTTGCCATTATTTGGTTAAAGCTTGATAAACGTGAACCTAATTCACCAGTTAAGTTTGCTATTGCACTTATTTTCTTAGCACTTGGTTTCATCACTATGATCCTAGCGCTTATGACACAAGGTCAAGGTGAGCACTTACAAATCAGCATGATGTGGTTAGTATTATTCTACTTATTCCACACGCTAGGTGAGTTATGTTTATCGCCAATTGGTTTATCTATGGTGAGTAAACTTGCACCTCTACGTTTAGCTTCAATGCTTATGGGTATTTGGTTCCTATGTACAGCGGTTGCAAACAAGATTGCTGGTTTCGTAGGTTCATTCCTAGGTGAAGGTGAAGAAGCGCTAGATAACGCTATGGGTATCTTCATTGGTTTAGGCGCAACAGCGGTTCTTTCTGCTGTTATCATGTACTTACTAAGCGACAAACTAGTAGCTTGGATGCATGGAGCTGAAGGCCAACATGAGCCACAAACTACTGAGCACATCTTAGCTGAAGAGCTAGAAGTGACAGCTGAAAAGCAATAA
- a CDS encoding metallophosphoesterase yields the protein MRLNTQLLVIVLTSLLLTACGGDKTTKEVATAPDQSGLIISVENGFSAQFAQGDVTLNATSNTVTTDTTFTYTETTASSTDIEQGIVSAIHTFRPNNLIFAEPLSLAIKLPNEQTNLAFSIVQLVDEQWQTLTTELSDDGFAVSAITEFGSFALMSRTVPAVSKTIGEQCSDTTSNQTVRFIHVADLHARFGFKEQLFSRIRSYYDNAKLENPNTLFTNGGDDYEKGTVAEQTSQGLATVEAIKAMAFDVRVIGNHDYAWGPEQLLDFADDDNAIVLSSNTKYDGSDDTPFAGVDFSVVQVGCLRIGFFGMTSVPWNELDEPVEDDPIPDFIANFKMNWQWQEVAEQIVNQYRQDVDYIVMVSHLGEGTDTRIAQNVAGIDLVLGGHTHGGESYQTLDNGSIVIQPNFFAQGLTDLTLTFNLEDKTLADVDYNTVATTSITTLDESTKTAIDEIMGRYAPDANTEIAVSENYPTAEELTAITAKATMQQFPAIDAVLLDASQVQDRWLPGTLTQEDFHAAFKVERQPSNTSGFNAIYQIAVTGSQLKTMLASQPEWVSLVPDNINDASTYQVALFKGPALNTGLFFPTLPSLEAQLVAESWWLLDNYARSRTSQCLYIDTDNTLNACKTDDAVTVWNFNNPEQGFSSDFGPATLSFYDPEDKNWGPENSQFATTTELEIADLPTGASGVLAFARHSPTQGLILTANSAANGDYQTEGFIADYTLVMDIMWPEQSTNEWRSLLQTDMTNSDDADLYVSRDNAIGIATTDSGYFGEVPANSWHRIAFVFYAAPNNGALKIYLDGELIGFKDEGEIGERWAINNAALLLTDNDYETKPGYLNALLFAGRAMTDAEIANMGAAQQQLNFTQSTRTLNQVVERHYQAAPQIMSNPWLQQRSKFFNKARQTVN from the coding sequence GTGCGCTTAAACACTCAACTACTGGTCATTGTTCTGACTAGCTTATTACTGACAGCATGTGGTGGCGATAAAACAACAAAAGAAGTCGCAACAGCTCCTGATCAGTCTGGTTTAATTATTTCTGTTGAAAATGGTTTTTCCGCACAATTTGCACAAGGCGATGTCACACTTAACGCAACAAGTAACACGGTTACAACAGATACCACGTTTACTTACACTGAAACAACCGCTTCAAGCACAGATATAGAGCAAGGTATTGTCTCCGCAATTCATACTTTTCGCCCCAATAACCTGATATTTGCTGAACCATTAAGTTTAGCGATTAAGTTACCAAATGAGCAAACTAACCTTGCCTTTAGCATAGTGCAGTTAGTCGATGAGCAATGGCAAACACTTACCACTGAGCTAAGCGACGATGGATTTGCAGTCAGCGCTATCACTGAATTTGGCAGTTTTGCTTTAATGTCGCGCACCGTGCCTGCAGTAAGTAAAACCATTGGCGAGCAATGTAGTGACACAACCAGTAACCAAACTGTACGCTTTATCCATGTTGCTGATTTACACGCGCGCTTTGGCTTTAAAGAGCAGTTATTTAGCCGTATTCGCAGTTACTACGACAATGCCAAACTTGAAAACCCAAATACCTTATTTACCAATGGCGGCGACGATTATGAAAAAGGCACCGTAGCTGAACAAACATCACAAGGGTTAGCCACTGTCGAAGCAATAAAAGCCATGGCCTTTGACGTACGTGTGATTGGTAACCACGACTATGCATGGGGACCAGAGCAACTGCTAGATTTTGCCGATGACGATAATGCTATCGTGTTATCAAGTAATACCAAATATGATGGTAGCGATGATACGCCGTTTGCCGGTGTCGATTTTTCAGTTGTTCAAGTTGGTTGTCTTCGAATTGGCTTTTTTGGCATGACTTCAGTGCCTTGGAATGAACTTGATGAACCAGTTGAAGACGATCCAATTCCCGATTTTATCGCTAATTTCAAAATGAATTGGCAATGGCAAGAAGTGGCGGAGCAGATTGTTAACCAATACCGTCAAGATGTTGATTACATAGTGATGGTAAGTCACTTAGGTGAAGGCACAGATACCCGAATTGCACAAAATGTAGCGGGCATTGATTTAGTGCTTGGTGGGCATACCCATGGCGGTGAAAGTTATCAAACCTTAGATAACGGCAGCATTGTTATTCAGCCAAACTTTTTTGCACAAGGGCTAACTGATCTTACCTTAACCTTTAACCTTGAAGACAAAACTCTTGCTGATGTTGATTATAATACCGTAGCAACAACCAGCATTACGACCCTAGATGAAAGCACTAAAACTGCCATCGATGAAATCATGGGTCGTTATGCGCCAGATGCAAACACCGAAATTGCCGTTTCAGAAAATTACCCAACCGCAGAAGAACTCACTGCAATTACAGCCAAAGCGACTATGCAGCAGTTCCCTGCTATTGATGCCGTCTTGCTTGATGCAAGCCAAGTACAAGATCGCTGGCTACCGGGTACATTAACCCAAGAAGACTTTCATGCCGCGTTTAAGGTTGAACGCCAGCCATCAAATACCTCAGGGTTTAATGCCATTTATCAAATCGCGGTGACTGGTAGCCAATTAAAAACCATGCTTGCAAGCCAGCCTGAATGGGTCTCTTTAGTGCCAGATAACATTAACGATGCAAGCACTTATCAGGTTGCCCTATTTAAAGGCCCAGCGCTTAATACTGGGTTGTTCTTTCCTACTCTGCCAAGCTTAGAAGCCCAATTGGTCGCTGAAAGTTGGTGGTTGCTTGATAACTACGCGCGATCACGCACCAGCCAATGTTTATATATCGACACCGATAACACACTTAACGCCTGTAAAACGGATGATGCAGTCACAGTATGGAATTTTAATAACCCTGAGCAAGGTTTTAGTAGTGACTTTGGCCCCGCAACACTTAGCTTTTATGACCCTGAAGACAAAAACTGGGGGCCAGAGAATAGTCAATTTGCCACCACCACAGAGCTTGAAATTGCTGATTTACCAACTGGTGCCTCAGGCGTGTTAGCTTTCGCTCGCCATAGCCCAACCCAAGGCTTAATCTTAACGGCTAATAGTGCTGCCAACGGTGATTACCAAACAGAAGGGTTTATCGCTGATTACACCTTAGTGATGGATATTATGTGGCCAGAACAAAGCACCAATGAGTGGCGTTCATTATTACAAACCGATATGACTAATAGTGATGACGCAGACCTGTACGTTAGCCGAGATAACGCCATTGGTATTGCCACCACCGACAGCGGCTATTTTGGTGAAGTACCTGCTAACAGTTGGCATCGTATTGCCTTTGTGTTTTATGCTGCTCCAAACAATGGTGCACTAAAAATTTACCTTGATGGCGAGCTAATTGGTTTTAAAGATGAAGGTGAGATTGGTGAACGCTGGGCAATTAACAACGCGGCGCTGCTTTTAACCGATAATGACTACGAAACTAAGCCGGGTTACTTAAACGCCTTGTTATTTGCTGGTCGTGCGATGACTGATGCCGAAATTGCCAATATGGGCGCAGCACAGCAACAACTCAATTTCACCCAATCAACCCGTACCCTAAACCAAGTGGTTGAGCGTCATTATCAAGCTGCACCACAAATTATGAGTAATCCTTGGTTACAACAACGTAGCAAGTTTTTTAACAAAGCGCGCCAAACCGTAAACTAA
- the hppD gene encoding 4-hydroxyphenylpyruvate dioxygenase, producing the protein MSEVNNPLGLVGIEFTEYATPDADYMDKVFTDFGFSKLKKFKGKDIVYYNQHDIHFLLNNERDGFSAEFAKSHGPAICSMGWRVENAQKAFEVAVERGAKPATDSTHKDLPYPAIYGIGDSLIYFIEQFGDKGSIYESDFEDLSEQNIVEDKGFIRIDHLTNNVYKGTMETWANFYKDVFGFTEVRYFDIKGQKTALLSYALKSPCGTFSIPINEGKDNNNNQIDEYLNEYNGPGVQHLAFLTNDLVSSLDKLDQSTIATLDIIPEYYDTIFDRVPWVKEDKEKIRKHQILVDSQSENCYLLQIFSKNLFGPIFIEMIQRVDDGGFGEGNFQALFESIERDQERRGVI; encoded by the coding sequence ATGAGCGAAGTAAATAATCCGTTAGGCCTAGTGGGCATTGAATTCACTGAATACGCAACACCAGATGCAGATTACATGGACAAAGTGTTTACTGATTTTGGCTTTTCAAAGCTAAAAAAATTCAAAGGTAAAGACATTGTTTATTATAACCAGCATGACATTCATTTCTTACTAAACAATGAGCGTGATGGTTTCTCTGCTGAATTCGCTAAAAGCCACGGTCCAGCGATCTGTTCTATGGGTTGGCGTGTAGAGAATGCACAAAAAGCATTCGAGGTTGCTGTTGAGCGCGGTGCAAAACCTGCCACAGATTCAACACACAAAGATTTACCTTACCCAGCTATCTACGGTATCGGCGACAGCTTAATCTATTTCATTGAGCAATTTGGCGACAAAGGGTCTATCTATGAGTCAGACTTCGAAGATCTAAGCGAACAAAACATTGTTGAAGACAAAGGCTTCATCCGTATCGACCATTTAACCAATAACGTTTACAAAGGTACGATGGAAACATGGGCTAACTTCTATAAAGACGTATTTGGTTTTACCGAAGTACGTTACTTCGACATTAAAGGTCAAAAAACAGCGTTATTATCTTACGCACTTAAATCACCGTGCGGCACTTTCTCGATTCCAATCAACGAAGGTAAAGATAACAACAACAACCAAATCGATGAGTACTTAAATGAGTACAATGGTCCGGGTGTACAGCATTTAGCATTCCTTACCAATGACCTAGTAAGCTCACTTGATAAGCTTGACCAATCAACGATTGCGACGCTTGATATCATCCCTGAGTACTACGACACCATTTTTGACCGTGTGCCTTGGGTTAAAGAAGACAAAGAGAAGATCCGTAAGCATCAAATCCTAGTAGATAGCCAAAGCGAAAACTGTTACCTACTGCAAATCTTCTCGAAGAACCTATTCGGTCCTATCTTCATCGAGATGATCCAACGTGTAGATGACGGCGGTTTCGGTGAAGGTAACTTCCAAGCCCTTTTCGAATCAATCGAACGTGATCAAGAGCGTCGTGGTGTAATCTAA
- the fahA gene encoding fumarylacetoacetase: protein MSLINETHDINLKSWVASANEANCDFPIQNLPFAEVRRKNSDEAFRGAVAIGDQVIDLAKVNELGLFSGDAQVAVKAASQATLNEFMGLGQQYWSALRLALSKALREGASEQEQLSEALIAQADIEFALPCRIGDYTDFYTSIYHATAVGSLFRPDNPLLPNYKWVPIGYHGRSSSIDVSGQTFHRPNGQTKAPDADVPSFGPCKRLDYELELGIYLGKGNELGDAIAIENAENHVFGFCVFNDWSARDLQAWEYQPLGPFLAKNFASTVSPWIVTTEALAPFRTIWTRDENDPQPMDYLESAHNREFGAFDIKMDVQIETEKMRAAGEAPTQVSKSSFKHSYWTVAQMVAHHTVNGCNFQPGDMLGSGTQSGPEHEEAGSLLELSRGGKEKITLANGEQRTFLEDGDNVIMRGWCEKDGFARIGFGSVEGTVLPAK from the coding sequence ATGAGCCTAATTAACGAAACCCACGATATTAATTTAAAAAGCTGGGTTGCATCTGCTAACGAAGCGAACTGTGACTTCCCAATTCAAAACCTTCCTTTTGCAGAAGTACGTCGTAAAAATTCAGACGAAGCGTTCCGTGGCGCTGTAGCAATTGGTGACCAAGTTATCGATTTAGCGAAAGTAAACGAACTTGGTTTATTCTCTGGTGATGCACAGGTTGCTGTTAAAGCAGCAAGCCAAGCTACATTAAATGAATTTATGGGCCTTGGTCAGCAATATTGGTCTGCACTTCGTCTTGCCCTATCAAAAGCACTCCGTGAAGGTGCCAGTGAGCAAGAACAATTAAGCGAAGCGCTTATCGCTCAAGCAGACATCGAATTTGCGCTACCGTGTCGCATTGGTGATTACACTGACTTTTATACTTCTATTTACCACGCAACAGCAGTAGGTAGCCTGTTCCGCCCAGATAACCCTCTTTTACCTAACTACAAATGGGTACCAATTGGTTATCACGGCCGTTCATCGTCAATTGATGTATCAGGTCAAACGTTCCACCGCCCTAACGGTCAAACTAAAGCTCCTGATGCTGACGTACCTTCATTCGGCCCTTGTAAACGCCTAGACTACGAACTTGAACTAGGTATTTACCTTGGTAAAGGTAATGAATTAGGTGATGCAATTGCCATTGAAAACGCTGAAAACCACGTATTTGGTTTCTGTGTATTTAATGACTGGTCTGCGCGTGACTTACAAGCGTGGGAATATCAACCATTAGGTCCATTCCTTGCGAAAAACTTCGCTTCGACAGTATCACCTTGGATTGTTACAACAGAAGCACTGGCACCATTTAGAACAATCTGGACACGTGACGAAAACGATCCTCAACCAATGGACTATTTAGAGTCAGCTCATAACCGTGAGTTTGGTGCATTCGATATCAAAATGGATGTGCAAATTGAAACTGAAAAGATGCGTGCAGCTGGTGAAGCGCCAACACAGGTATCTAAATCAAGCTTCAAGCACTCTTACTGGACAGTTGCGCAAATGGTCGCTCACCACACAGTAAATGGCTGTAACTTCCAACCGGGCGATATGTTAGGTTCGGGCACGCAGTCTGGTCCTGAGCATGAAGAAGCCGGTTCATTACTAGAGCTATCTCGCGGTGGTAAAGAAAAGATCACTCTAGCGAATGGCGAGCAACGTACTTTCTTAGAAGACGGTGATAACGTAATTATGCGTGGTTGGTGTGAAAAAGACGGTTTTGCACGCATTGGCTTTGGTTCAGTTGAAGGTACAGTGTTACCTGCAAAATAA
- a CDS encoding M23 family metallopeptidase encodes MLVKLKSFYRTFFPARQLLIRQNGEVKHLILAPWLQLTTFLIVLTTVAWLSISTLQIISQADQISSIEQSQLSKQQEWQKKHAQQQLTYQKQVEQLAILEQKQALLQSMIESLPESINKTTPEGSIEPVLLPIKEHAEEFHAPLEDEHPKQAMQLESFSERIARLDKSYNYTFGMLEQQIQQRHQEILAMLEGAGLNDALVRSATDESDTAQGGPLDLFDESKIPAEFLTIADKLLALNNLENLLSELPQTLPAADYYISSSFGLRKDPMNGRRAFHKGVDLAGWHKTEIFAPADATVLRAGRNGGYGNFIELQHKNGFVTRFGHLNKIKVKKGQTVNKDDVIGLMGSTGRSTSTHLHYEVLVNGKHVNPVKITKALSRVR; translated from the coding sequence ATGTTAGTTAAACTTAAGTCTTTTTATCGCACGTTTTTTCCAGCTAGGCAGCTGTTGATCCGTCAGAACGGCGAAGTAAAGCACCTTATCCTTGCGCCTTGGTTACAACTAACGACGTTTTTAATTGTATTAACAACAGTTGCTTGGTTGAGCATTTCGACGCTGCAAATCATTTCGCAAGCCGATCAAATATCCAGCATTGAACAATCACAACTTAGCAAGCAACAAGAATGGCAAAAAAAGCATGCTCAACAACAGCTTACATACCAAAAACAAGTAGAACAGTTGGCCATACTAGAGCAAAAGCAAGCGTTATTACAAAGCATGATTGAGTCATTACCTGAATCAATCAATAAAACCACTCCTGAGGGCAGTATCGAGCCGGTACTGCTCCCAATTAAAGAACATGCCGAAGAGTTTCATGCACCGTTAGAAGATGAACACCCTAAACAAGCAATGCAACTTGAGAGCTTTTCAGAGCGTATAGCACGACTTGATAAAAGCTATAACTACACTTTTGGCATGCTCGAGCAACAAATCCAACAACGCCATCAAGAAATTTTAGCAATGCTTGAAGGTGCAGGGCTTAATGATGCGCTTGTCCGAAGCGCAACTGACGAAAGCGACACAGCCCAAGGTGGTCCTTTAGATTTATTTGACGAGTCAAAAATTCCCGCTGAATTTCTAACGATTGCAGATAAATTGCTAGCGCTTAATAACCTTGAAAATCTGTTAAGTGAATTACCGCAAACCCTCCCTGCTGCAGATTATTATATATCCAGTAGCTTTGGTCTGAGAAAAGATCCAATGAATGGCCGTCGAGCATTTCATAAAGGGGTTGATTTAGCTGGCTGGCATAAAACCGAAATTTTTGCCCCCGCAGATGCAACCGTACTTCGCGCAGGAAGAAACGGTGGCTACGGCAACTTTATTGAACTTCAGCATAAAAACGGTTTTGTCACACGTTTTGGCCACCTAAATAAAATCAAAGTAAAAAAAGGCCAAACAGTTAATAAAGATGACGTTATTGGCTTAATGGGTAGTACAGGTCGCAGTACAAGTACTCATTTACATTACGAAGTTTTAGTAAATGGCAAGCATGTCAACCCAGTTAAAATAACAAAGGCGCTTTCTCGTGTTCGGTAA
- a CDS encoding polymer-forming cytoskeletal protein codes for MFGKKKQAPASSTSSTLKRTNHTPSIIAEDVRLTGTLVSQGEVQLDGRIDGDLRVKHLVIGLTGMVEGLIEADSVVIKGKIIGSLIANKVTIESTAQVHGDVFHDTLSIEAGANIEGSLKHRHEEDKIAPIKPSSSDESSPSILPDDSNDLSFVNKQAADKS; via the coding sequence GTGTTCGGTAAAAAAAAACAAGCTCCAGCTAGCTCAACTAGCTCTACTTTAAAAAGAACAAACCATACTCCCTCTATTATTGCAGAAGATGTTCGCTTAACTGGCACTTTAGTAAGCCAAGGTGAAGTTCAACTTGATGGTCGTATTGACGGTGATTTAAGAGTAAAACATCTTGTTATCGGCCTAACAGGCATGGTTGAAGGTCTTATAGAAGCAGATAGTGTCGTAATTAAAGGCAAGATCATTGGCTCCTTGATTGCGAATAAGGTAACCATAGAAAGTACGGCTCAAGTTCACGGTGATGTGTTTCACGATACATTAAGTATTGAAGCAGGTGCCAATATCGAAGGCAGCTTAAAGCATCGTCATGAAGAAGACAAAATTGCTCCTATCAAGCCAAGCTCAAGCGATGAAAGTAGCCCATCAATACTCCCTGACGATAGCAACGACTTGTCGTTTGTGAACAAACAAGCCGCTGATAAGTCTTAA
- a CDS encoding hotdog fold domain-containing protein: MSSQSSLLKIWTKCQSLPKGKWLFSKAVCFKAPYFGSIKPLITELSAGHCSAIVKNRRAIHNHIGTIHAIAQCNVAELCAGLMVDATVPAKTHRWIPKGMTVNYLAKIDTDMRAVAQIEVPNEWLDKLDIVVPVKVYNSRDELVFTADITMYVTAKKR; this comes from the coding sequence GTGAGCTCACAATCATCATTATTAAAAATTTGGACTAAATGCCAGTCATTACCAAAAGGGAAGTGGTTATTTAGTAAAGCGGTGTGTTTTAAAGCCCCTTATTTTGGCTCAATAAAACCATTGATCACAGAGTTGTCAGCAGGGCATTGCAGCGCAATCGTTAAAAATCGCCGAGCAATTCATAATCATATTGGTACTATCCATGCCATTGCCCAGTGTAATGTAGCAGAGCTTTGCGCAGGCTTAATGGTGGATGCAACTGTGCCTGCCAAAACACATCGTTGGATCCCAAAGGGGATGACGGTAAATTATTTAGCGAAAATTGATACTGATATGCGTGCAGTCGCACAGATTGAGGTGCCAAACGAGTGGTTAGATAAGCTAGATATCGTTGTCCCGGTGAAGGTTTATAATAGCCGCGATGAGTTAGTGTTCACCGCGGATATTACGATGTATGTAACGGCTAAAAAACGTTAA
- a CDS encoding multidrug effflux MFS transporter, whose product MQSRQHKNLSLLFILGLLVIFSPLAIDIYLPAFPTIAEQFNASEKQVQQTVAIFMLTVGLGQLIAGPLADKFGRKPVALAGVIIYGLAAFGAYLAPDFASLMVARALQGLGACATFVVAFAIVRDRFGSERSGQIITYLNGIVCFIPALAPILGAWLTVQFGWRMNFLFMAGFALIGLFITLLMYKETRPADSIYSGHLLDLRRFIPIISTPLFLFHSLICLVTMSAILVFVTLAPGWLITELGGSVSDFTFWFTCNAVLSIVASFIMPLYIKRQPKRALKAGLLLLVISGVLMLALNQQRTALALMFPMFIAAFGFALTLGSSAGRALSMFSKQAGTASALIGVMQMSGASLLVFLTQFLNLTTPSLIGVHFLLLIPFAYLLFRYKQLS is encoded by the coding sequence ATGCAGTCACGCCAGCACAAAAACCTAAGTCTATTATTCATCCTGGGCCTTCTGGTTATATTTAGTCCATTAGCAATAGATATTTACCTTCCAGCATTTCCTACTATTGCTGAACAGTTCAATGCTTCAGAAAAGCAAGTGCAACAAACTGTAGCCATATTTATGTTAACTGTAGGGCTTGGCCAACTCATTGCTGGCCCTTTAGCTGATAAATTCGGTCGTAAACCCGTGGCTTTAGCAGGTGTTATAATCTATGGTTTAGCTGCTTTTGGCGCTTATCTGGCACCTGATTTTGCAAGCCTTATGGTAGCAAGGGCCTTACAAGGTTTAGGAGCTTGCGCTACGTTTGTGGTGGCATTTGCCATCGTAAGAGATAGGTTTGGTAGTGAACGAAGTGGCCAAATCATCACTTATCTCAATGGTATTGTCTGCTTTATTCCCGCTCTTGCGCCTATTCTCGGTGCTTGGCTCACAGTACAGTTTGGTTGGCGCATGAACTTTTTATTCATGGCTGGCTTTGCGCTAATTGGTTTATTCATAACTTTGTTAATGTACAAAGAAACACGCCCTGCAGACAGCATTTACAGCGGTCACCTGCTTGATTTACGTCGTTTTATTCCGATTATTAGCACACCTTTGTTTTTATTTCATAGCTTAATTTGTTTAGTAACTATGTCGGCTATATTAGTGTTTGTAACATTAGCACCTGGTTGGCTTATTACTGAATTAGGAGGCAGTGTTAGCGATTTTACATTCTGGTTTACTTGTAATGCGGTATTAAGCATTGTTGCCAGCTTTATTATGCCGCTGTACATCAAACGTCAACCAAAGCGCGCATTAAAAGCTGGTCTCTTATTACTTGTTATATCTGGTGTCTTAATGTTGGCACTAAACCAACAACGCACTGCACTGGCATTAATGTTTCCTATGTTTATTGCTGCATTTGGCTTTGCACTTACGCTCGGCTCATCAGCTGGTCGCGCATTAAGTATGTTTTCGAAACAAGCAGGCACCGCTTCAGCTCTTATTGGTGTAATGCAAATGAGTGGTGCCAGCTTACTGGTATTTCTTACACAGTTTCTAAATTTAACAACCCCATCACTGATTGGGGTACACTTTTTATTGCTCATACCATTTGCGTATCTATTATTTAGGTATAAGCAACTATCATAA